The proteins below are encoded in one region of Aequorivita iocasae:
- a CDS encoding Glu/Leu/Phe/Val family dehydrogenase: MVTEVIKTNELHKVDPVFGQMSFDNHEQIVFCNDKDTGLKAIIGIHNTVLGPALGGTRMWNYTSEWEALNDVLRLSRGMTYKSAITGLNLGGGKAVLIGDAKTQKTPELMLKFGEFVHSLGGKYITAEDVGMATSDMDLVRTVTPYVTGISESKGGAGNPSPITAYGVFMGMKAAAKYTFGSELLEDKVIYVQGIGNVGEALVENLSNEGAKVYISDINQERLEEVRDKYSVEIYGGSNLYAEKMDIYAPCALGATINDFTINQLNTKIIAGAANNQLAEEQKHGKMLREKGIVYAPDFLINAGGIINVYAELENYDRKEIMRKTENIYNTTLEILKKADNDNITTHQAAFNIAQARIDARKSEK, encoded by the coding sequence ATGGTAACTGAAGTAATTAAAACAAACGAACTTCACAAAGTTGACCCGGTTTTCGGGCAAATGTCCTTTGACAATCATGAGCAAATCGTTTTTTGCAATGACAAAGATACTGGATTAAAAGCAATAATTGGTATTCACAATACGGTTTTGGGACCTGCTTTGGGCGGTACCAGAATGTGGAATTATACCAGCGAGTGGGAAGCTTTGAATGATGTATTGCGTCTTTCCCGCGGGATGACCTATAAAAGTGCTATAACAGGCCTAAACTTGGGCGGTGGAAAGGCGGTTTTGATAGGAGATGCAAAAACCCAAAAAACACCAGAATTAATGTTGAAGTTCGGTGAGTTTGTACATTCACTTGGCGGAAAATACATTACTGCCGAAGATGTAGGGATGGCAACTTCAGATATGGATTTGGTGCGCACGGTTACCCCTTACGTTACCGGAATTTCAGAATCAAAAGGCGGTGCGGGCAATCCGTCACCCATTACTGCTTACGGCGTTTTTATGGGAATGAAAGCTGCGGCAAAATATACTTTCGGAAGCGAATTGCTTGAAGACAAAGTAATTTACGTACAAGGAATAGGTAATGTAGGCGAAGCTTTGGTTGAAAATTTGAGCAACGAAGGAGCCAAGGTGTATATTTCAGATATAAACCAAGAGCGTCTGGAAGAAGTGCGTGACAAATACAGTGTTGAAATTTACGGCGGAAGCAATCTTTACGCAGAAAAGATGGACATCTACGCACCCTGTGCCTTAGGGGCTACTATAAATGATTTTACCATAAATCAATTGAACACAAAAATTATTGCCGGGGCGGCCAATAACCAATTGGCTGAAGAGCAGAAGCACGGAAAAATGCTTCGCGAAAAAGGAATTGTGTACGCACCGGATTTCTTGATTAATGCCGGCGGAATTATAAATGTGTATGCGGAACTTGAAAATTACGACCGAAAGGAAATAATGCGTAAAACCGAAAACATTTACAATACTACCCTGGAAATATTGAAGAAAGCTGACAATGATAATATTACAACACATCAAGCCGCATTCAATATTGCACAGGCCAGAATTGACGCAAGAAAAAGCGAAAAGTAG
- a CDS encoding ABC transporter ATP-binding protein — MKELKYLNKYFLKYKGRLLLGVFITIIATVFKLVVPMKVGDSLTAVKQYMNGEITDVGIVEHELLINILLLLGAALLSALFTFMMRQTFIVVSRYVEYDLKNEIFQHYEKLSLGFYKQNRTGDLMNRISEDVSKVRMYVGPALMYSITTATLFIVVISYMFYQAPILTLYAIAPLPILSLAIYKLSVLINQRTTIVQQYLSKLTTFTQESFSGIAVIKAYGIEPRTNANFEELAEGSKVKNIDLAKVQALFFPLMILLIGISNILVIYIGGTRYINGQIAEFGTIVEFLIYVNMLTWPVAVVGWVTSMVQQAEASQKRINEFLETEPSIENLVTESTPITGNIEFNHLSFTYPDTGITALKDISFTVKPGETLAIVGNTGSGKSTILELIGRLYDVEEGMLKIDDTVIRNLNLEDLRDSIGYVPQDAFLFSDTLRNNIRFGKENASEEEVIEAAKNAAVHKNIIGFTKGYDTVLGERGITLSGGQKQRVSIARAIIKDPQILLFDDCLSAVDTETEEQILQNLHKISKEKTTIIVSHRISSAKNADKIIVLEEGKIIQQGTHNNLVNTEGYYKELYAKQLLEKEM, encoded by the coding sequence ATGAAAGAATTAAAATACCTCAACAAATATTTTCTAAAATATAAAGGACGTCTACTATTAGGTGTTTTCATTACCATTATCGCAACCGTCTTCAAGCTGGTAGTACCGATGAAAGTTGGCGATTCCTTAACGGCGGTGAAACAGTATATGAACGGTGAAATTACCGATGTTGGTATTGTGGAACACGAACTGCTCATCAATATTTTATTGCTGTTAGGTGCTGCGTTACTGTCTGCGCTATTTACATTTATGATGCGGCAAACCTTTATTGTAGTCTCTCGTTATGTAGAATATGATCTGAAGAACGAAATTTTTCAACATTATGAAAAACTCTCGCTCGGATTCTACAAACAGAACCGTACTGGCGATTTGATGAACCGCATCAGCGAGGATGTTTCCAAAGTGCGCATGTACGTTGGGCCGGCACTTATGTACAGCATTACAACCGCAACACTTTTTATAGTTGTAATCAGTTATATGTTTTACCAAGCTCCTATCCTAACGCTTTACGCTATTGCCCCCTTACCTATACTCTCACTTGCCATTTATAAACTAAGTGTACTTATTAACCAACGCACAACCATTGTGCAGCAATACCTTTCAAAACTCACCACATTCACACAGGAAAGTTTTAGTGGCATTGCTGTAATAAAAGCCTACGGAATTGAACCGCGCACCAACGCCAATTTTGAAGAACTTGCAGAAGGCAGCAAAGTGAAAAACATAGATTTGGCAAAGGTGCAGGCCCTGTTTTTTCCCTTAATGATATTGTTAATAGGCATTAGCAATATCCTCGTAATATATATCGGTGGAACTCGATATATAAACGGCCAGATTGCGGAATTTGGAACCATCGTTGAATTTTTAATTTATGTGAATATGCTCACTTGGCCCGTTGCAGTTGTGGGTTGGGTAACGTCAATGGTGCAACAGGCAGAGGCCTCACAAAAACGCATCAATGAATTTTTGGAAACCGAACCTTCCATTGAAAATTTGGTTACAGAAAGCACTCCAATAACAGGAAATATTGAATTCAATCATTTATCATTTACATACCCCGACACTGGAATTACCGCTTTAAAGGATATTTCTTTTACAGTAAAACCAGGTGAAACACTTGCGATTGTAGGTAATACAGGTTCTGGAAAATCCACAATTCTTGAATTGATAGGAAGACTTTACGACGTAGAGGAAGGAATGTTGAAAATAGACGATACAGTAATAAGAAACTTAAACCTCGAAGATTTGCGCGACAGTATTGGTTATGTACCACAAGATGCTTTTCTTTTTAGTGACACACTTCGCAATAATATCCGTTTTGGAAAAGAAAATGCTTCCGAAGAAGAAGTTATTGAAGCAGCAAAAAATGCCGCCGTGCACAAAAACATAATTGGTTTTACAAAAGGCTATGACACGGTTTTGGGCGAACGCGGAATTACTTTGAGTGGCGGACAAAAGCAGCGTGTTTCCATTGCTCGTGCCATTATTAAAGACCCACAAATACTTCTGTTTGACGATTGCCTCTCTGCGGTAGATACCGAAACGGAAGAGCAAATACTTCAAAACCTGCATAAAATTTCAAAAGAAAAAACTACTATAATTGTGAGCCATAGGATTTCCTCCGCCAAAAATGCCGACAAAATTATTGTGCTGGAAGAAGGAAAAATCATACAGCAGGGCACCCACAATAATTTAGTAAATACCGAAGGCTATTATAAGGAACTGTACGCAAAACAGCTTTTGGAAAAAGAAATGTAA
- a CDS encoding phytoene desaturase family protein → MVNKLYRPYKPNLDFSGLDHIVIGSGMGGLTVATWLVKAGKKVAIFERHYVPGGFTHSFKRKDGFQWDVGVHYVGNMAEDASLRGFFDFLTDGKLEWEPMGEVYDIAEIEGTEYLFKAGKENFRKQLISYFPEEEKTIHSYLKLIEKTNKRGSAFFFEKIFEPWFSKSAGWIFRKRYSKFSQKTTWEVLNELTNNQRLIAVLCAQCGNYGLSPKKSSFAAHAMVIGHFLEGGYYPIGGADQICEKTLEVFTAHGGKIFINADVTKIVTENLKVKGIQLGEKFISCKSVISNVGVNNTFHHLLTEEDRKVCNFSLKNVQPASAHICLYLGLNQSSETLNLPKHNLWYYKHDGIDAIFEEATLKNAPENFAYISFPSAKDPNWETKNPNTATIQAISVGNMDWFEEYKDSNWMKRGDEYLQLKKNFEKEMLKVLYRFFPQIEGTVVASEVSTPLSTENFTNYKSGEIYGLAHSPERFALPFLRPKTKIKGLFLTGQDITLVGVAGAMLSGLLCATAILKFRSWKIFKEVKAQKNQ, encoded by the coding sequence ATGGTAAACAAACTATACCGACCCTACAAGCCAAATCTGGATTTTTCGGGGCTAGACCATATTGTAATTGGCAGTGGAATGGGCGGCCTCACCGTTGCGACCTGGCTCGTAAAAGCCGGTAAAAAAGTTGCAATCTTTGAGCGGCATTACGTACCCGGCGGTTTCACACACAGCTTTAAGCGCAAGGATGGATTTCAATGGGACGTAGGCGTACATTACGTGGGCAACATGGCCGAAGATGCTTCCTTGCGCGGTTTTTTTGACTTTTTAACGGATGGAAAATTGGAGTGGGAACCTATGGGTGAAGTATATGATATAGCAGAGATTGAAGGCACAGAATATCTCTTTAAGGCGGGGAAGGAAAATTTCAGAAAACAACTCATCAGCTATTTTCCCGAAGAAGAAAAAACAATCCACAGTTACCTTAAACTCATTGAAAAAACCAACAAACGTGGCAGCGCCTTCTTCTTTGAAAAAATCTTTGAGCCGTGGTTCAGTAAATCCGCTGGTTGGATCTTCAGAAAAAGATATTCAAAATTTTCACAAAAAACCACTTGGGAGGTTTTAAATGAACTCACCAATAACCAACGGTTGATAGCGGTTCTTTGTGCGCAGTGTGGCAATTACGGCCTGTCGCCAAAAAAAAGCAGTTTTGCCGCACACGCTATGGTCATTGGGCATTTTTTGGAAGGTGGCTACTACCCTATTGGCGGCGCGGACCAAATTTGTGAAAAAACGCTAGAGGTCTTTACTGCACACGGAGGAAAAATTTTTATAAATGCCGATGTCACCAAAATCGTTACCGAAAACCTTAAGGTGAAAGGAATACAGCTTGGAGAAAAATTTATTTCGTGCAAAAGTGTAATAAGCAACGTTGGCGTAAACAATACTTTCCACCATCTGCTTACGGAAGAAGACCGAAAAGTTTGCAATTTCAGCTTAAAAAATGTGCAGCCTGCCAGTGCCCATATTTGTTTGTATTTGGGTTTAAATCAATCAAGTGAAACTTTAAACCTTCCGAAGCACAATCTGTGGTATTACAAACACGACGGCATTGATGCCATTTTTGAAGAAGCTACATTGAAAAATGCTCCTGAAAATTTTGCCTATATCTCTTTCCCTTCAGCAAAGGACCCAAATTGGGAAACCAAAAACCCCAATACTGCAACCATTCAAGCTATTTCAGTAGGAAATATGGATTGGTTTGAAGAATATAAAGATTCGAATTGGATGAAACGTGGCGATGAATATCTTCAACTAAAAAAGAATTTTGAAAAAGAGATGCTAAAAGTTCTCTACAGGTTTTTTCCGCAAATAGAAGGAACCGTTGTAGCTTCCGAAGTCTCAACTCCTCTATCAACAGAAAATTTCACAAATTATAAAAGTGGCGAGATTTATGGCCTTGCCCATTCGCCGGAACGTTTTGCACTTCCTTTTTTACGTCCGAAAACAAAAATAAAAGGTTTGTTTCTAACAGGTCAGGACATCACACTAGTTGGCGTGGCAGGCGCAATGCTTTCGGGATTGCTGTGCGCTACTGCAATTTTGAAGTTTCGGTCTTGGAAAATTTTTAAGGAAGTGAAGGCTCAAAAAAATCAGTAG
- a CDS encoding tRNA-binding protein, which translates to MTNDLTWADFEKVEMRVGTIIEANDFPEARNPSYQLLVDFGNEIGQRKTSAQITSLYSKEELIGKQVVAVVNFPKKQIANFMSECLVLGAVEGKNVTLLRPDMKVENGLRIL; encoded by the coding sequence ATGACGAATGATTTAACCTGGGCCGATTTTGAGAAAGTCGAAATGCGCGTGGGGACCATAATTGAAGCCAACGATTTTCCCGAAGCGAGAAATCCTTCCTATCAACTTTTAGTAGATTTTGGAAATGAAATTGGGCAGCGGAAAACTTCTGCGCAAATAACTTCACTTTATTCCAAAGAGGAATTGATTGGCAAGCAAGTAGTTGCCGTAGTTAATTTTCCGAAGAAACAGATAGCCAATTTTATGAGCGAATGTCTGGTTTTGGGTGCTGTAGAAGGAAAAAATGTCACCTTACTACGGCCCGATATGAAGGTTGAAAACGGTTTACGAATTTTATAG
- a CDS encoding PUR family DNA/RNA-binding protein, with product MSDHYTMEQEEIFSKVMRAGRRTYFFDVRSTKAGDFYLTITESKKFTNDDGSYHYKKHKIYLYKEDFNEFKDNLEEMINYVIDEKGEEVISERHQKDYKKESDEVEMAAAPPKENGQTDTSTFTDIEFDDI from the coding sequence ATGAGTGACCACTATACGATGGAGCAAGAAGAGATTTTTTCAAAAGTAATGCGCGCCGGAAGACGCACCTATTTTTTTGACGTAAGGTCCACAAAGGCAGGAGATTTTTACCTTACCATTACCGAAAGCAAAAAATTCACAAATGACGATGGTTCCTACCATTACAAAAAGCACAAGATTTATCTTTACAAAGAAGATTTCAACGAGTTTAAAGATAACCTTGAAGAAATGATAAACTACGTAATCGATGAAAAAGGTGAGGAAGTAATAAGCGAACGTCACCAAAAAGATTATAAAAAAGAAAGCGATGAAGTAGAAATGGCTGCAGCCCCACCCAAAGAAAATGGACAAACTGATACCAGCACTTTCACCGATATTGAATTTGACGACATATAA
- a CDS encoding phosphoribosylpyrophosphate synthetase has translation MKNSYSSLSVAIEDLQNHGFTEDFNLVGEGIESKSLKKKWKAGELDVVKFYRFEGMTNPGDNTILYLIETHDGQKGLLVDVYGADQGEISPEMIKKLSIHHDE, from the coding sequence ATGAAAAACTCATATTCATCATTATCCGTAGCAATCGAAGATTTACAAAATCACGGTTTTACAGAAGACTTCAACCTTGTAGGCGAAGGCATTGAATCTAAAAGTCTTAAAAAGAAATGGAAAGCAGGGGAATTGGACGTTGTGAAGTTTTACCGTTTTGAGGGAATGACCAATCCGGGCGACAACACTATTCTTTATTTAATAGAAACCCACGACGGTCAGAAAGGCTTGCTGGTTGATGTTTACGGTGCCGACCAAGGTGAGATTTCTCCTGAAATGATTAAAAAACTTTCCATTCACCATGACGAATGA
- a CDS encoding thioredoxin family protein has protein sequence MARTESKMLSLGTKAPDFTLIDAITNKPVSLKDVRGEKGTVVMFICNHCPFVKHVNEELVRVCNDYRVTGFGFVAINSNDVIKYPEDSPAEMWRTARKQNYPFPYLFDETQEIAKAYDAACTPDFYLFDDELKLVYRGQLDNSRPGNGIPVNGRDLREALDNILNNNPQRKDQKPSIGCNIKWKEEIG, from the coding sequence ATGGCCAGAACAGAATCTAAAATGCTTTCTTTGGGAACCAAAGCACCCGATTTTACATTAATTGACGCGATAACCAACAAACCTGTCTCACTAAAAGACGTTCGCGGCGAAAAAGGTACTGTGGTTATGTTTATCTGTAACCACTGCCCATTTGTGAAACACGTAAATGAAGAGTTGGTTCGGGTCTGTAATGATTATCGCGTTACAGGATTTGGATTTGTGGCCATTAACAGCAATGATGTTATAAAATATCCTGAAGATTCTCCAGCTGAAATGTGGCGAACGGCACGAAAACAAAATTATCCTTTTCCTTATTTATTTGATGAGACCCAAGAAATTGCAAAGGCTTATGATGCCGCTTGCACCCCAGATTTTTATTTATTTGATGATGAATTGAAACTTGTTTATCGGGGTCAATTAGATAATTCCCGCCCTGGAAACGGCATTCCCGTAAACGGTCGCGACCTGCGGGAAGCACTTGATAACATACTTAATAACAATCCGCAGCGAAAGGATCAAAAACCGAGTATTGGGTGTAATATTAAGTGGAAGGAAGAAATTGGTTAA
- a CDS encoding SulP family inorganic anion transporter — protein MLAKYLLSFTQNPKNDILSGLTVALALVPEAVAFAFVAGVDPLVGLYGAFIMGLVTALFGGRPGMISGATGAMAVVMVHLIQKGNEVGLTLTEPVQYLGLQWLFITLLFVGAIQILAGVFKLGKFVRLIPHPVMMGFVNGLAIVIFLSQLGLFKESRGTVPQWLTGPDLWVMLALVGLTMAIMFGLPKLTKKLPAALIAIIVVACITIFGNLDVSTVGSFIRDGGGTGLKGSLPVFQTQIFGFLDTLNGHWDLIISTAFLLAAVGLIESLMTLNLIDEMTETRGSGNRECVAQGGANILNGFFGGMGGCAMIGQSIINVSSGGRGRLSGTVAAVALLCFVLFGAPLIEQIPIAALVGVMFMVVIGTFAWSSFRILNKIPLSDAIVLITVSAVTVWQDLAIAVFVGVIMSALVFAWKSATMIRARKRIKEDGTKVYEIWGPLFFGSTSAFNTKFDVSNDPDAIEIDFIESKISDHSGVEAVRNIANKYLDSGKQVKLTHLSPDCKALLLKWNPEFETIIEDSIEDPRYYVVTDTLDADA, from the coding sequence ATGCTTGCAAAATACCTTTTGTCCTTTACCCAAAATCCCAAAAACGACATACTTTCAGGGCTTACCGTTGCCTTGGCGTTAGTACCAGAAGCCGTTGCCTTTGCCTTTGTTGCAGGTGTTGACCCATTAGTGGGTCTTTACGGCGCTTTTATTATGGGGCTCGTAACCGCCCTCTTTGGCGGGCGTCCGGGAATGATTTCCGGTGCAACGGGAGCTATGGCAGTGGTAATGGTTCATTTAATTCAAAAAGGTAATGAAGTTGGATTAACATTAACCGAGCCCGTACAATATCTTGGACTGCAATGGCTTTTTATAACACTTCTTTTTGTAGGCGCAATCCAGATTTTGGCAGGCGTTTTTAAACTTGGAAAGTTTGTTCGGCTTATACCACATCCGGTAATGATGGGATTTGTAAACGGTTTGGCAATCGTGATTTTTCTTTCACAATTAGGTCTTTTTAAGGAAAGCCGTGGTACGGTCCCGCAATGGCTCACCGGGCCAGATTTATGGGTAATGTTGGCTTTGGTTGGTTTAACAATGGCTATTATGTTCGGTCTGCCGAAACTCACTAAAAAACTTCCTGCAGCTTTAATAGCAATCATTGTAGTAGCGTGTATAACTATCTTCGGAAACCTTGATGTGAGTACTGTGGGTTCATTTATACGTGACGGTGGCGGGACTGGCTTGAAGGGCTCATTGCCGGTTTTCCAAACCCAGATTTTTGGGTTTTTAGACACCCTAAATGGCCATTGGGATTTAATAATTTCCACAGCATTTTTATTGGCTGCAGTTGGATTAATTGAATCGTTGATGACCCTTAATTTAATTGATGAAATGACCGAAACCCGCGGAAGCGGTAATCGCGAGTGCGTGGCCCAAGGTGGCGCAAATATTTTAAATGGGTTTTTTGGAGGCATGGGTGGTTGTGCAATGATTGGGCAATCTATCATTAATGTGAGTTCGGGTGGCCGTGGTAGACTTTCAGGAACGGTAGCTGCTGTTGCATTGCTTTGTTTTGTATTATTTGGCGCACCATTGATTGAACAAATCCCTATCGCAGCTTTGGTGGGTGTAATGTTTATGGTGGTTATCGGCACCTTTGCGTGGAGCAGTTTTAGAATTTTGAATAAAATTCCGCTTTCCGATGCCATTGTTTTAATAACCGTTTCGGCGGTCACTGTTTGGCAAGATTTGGCAATAGCTGTATTTGTAGGTGTAATTATGAGTGCGCTTGTTTTTGCTTGGAAAAGCGCCACAATGATTCGCGCCCGAAAAAGAATTAAGGAAGACGGGACAAAAGTCTACGAAATATGGGGCCCGTTATTTTTTGGTTCAACATCAGCTTTCAACACTAAATTTGATGTTTCTAATGATCCTGATGCTATAGAAATCGATTTTATTGAGTCCAAGATTTCAGACCATTCCGGTGTGGAAGCCGTGCGGAATATTGCCAATAAATATTTGGACAGCGGAAAGCAGGTAAAGCTTACTCATCTTAGCCCAGACTGCAAAGCACTTCTCTTAAAATGGAACCCTGAGTTTGAAACCATAATTGAAGACTCTATTGAAGATCCCCGTTATTATGTAGTGACGGATACTTTGGATGCTGACGCATAG
- a CDS encoding YfiT family bacillithiol transferase translates to MDLEKLKYPIGTFDCPSNITSEKLEAWISILEHFPNRLNNLVSNLSEVQLNTPYRPEGWTVRQTIHHVYDSHHNAYTRFKWALTEATPIIKAYDEKAWAETADAKNAPIDLSLVAISALHAKWTYLLKGLSIDNFQREIIHPERNRTMSLAYMTGMYAWHSNHHYAHIENLLKREGWK, encoded by the coding sequence ATGGATTTAGAGAAACTGAAATACCCAATAGGCACGTTTGATTGCCCTTCAAACATCACTTCAGAAAAGCTGGAAGCTTGGATTTCTATTTTGGAACATTTCCCCAATAGATTAAATAATTTGGTAAGCAACCTTTCCGAAGTGCAATTGAACACACCCTACAGGCCAGAAGGCTGGACGGTACGCCAAACAATCCATCACGTTTATGATAGCCACCACAATGCCTATACACGTTTTAAATGGGCGTTGACTGAAGCTACCCCGATAATTAAAGCCTATGATGAAAAAGCTTGGGCAGAAACAGCTGATGCCAAAAACGCGCCCATAGATTTATCTTTAGTGGCAATAAGCGCTTTGCATGCCAAATGGACATATTTATTAAAAGGACTCTCCATAGATAATTTTCAGAGAGAAATAATTCATCCAGAGCGCAATCGCACTATGTCTTTGGCTTATATGACAGGTATGTATGCATGGCACAGCAACCACCATTATGCACACATAGAAAATTTGCTAAAAAGGGAAGGGTGGAAGTGA
- a CDS encoding DUF6265 family protein: MNKYLLFLLLPLVFIACRENPERKNANTAAAEENFEMIEQMQWLLGTWVNQNGEEYSQETWSAENDSTFTAYSFVEVNKKKVVFAETMALEQKGENLLLTVAVANQNDKKPVTFKMISLENGQVIFENKNNDFPQRIVYTNSAKDSLHAWIEGTENGEPKKIDFSFSRQ, translated from the coding sequence ATGAATAAATATTTACTTTTTCTATTACTTCCATTAGTCTTCATTGCATGTAGAGAAAATCCTGAAAGAAAAAACGCAAACACAGCAGCCGCCGAAGAAAATTTTGAAATGATAGAACAAATGCAATGGCTTTTAGGAACTTGGGTGAACCAGAATGGAGAAGAATATTCCCAAGAAACGTGGTCTGCAGAAAATGACAGTACTTTTACTGCCTATAGTTTTGTTGAGGTAAATAAAAAGAAGGTTGTTTTTGCTGAAACTATGGCACTTGAGCAAAAAGGAGAAAACTTATTGTTGACAGTAGCAGTCGCAAATCAAAACGATAAAAAACCAGTTACATTTAAAATGATTTCTTTAGAAAATGGACAAGTCATTTTTGAAAATAAAAACAACGATTTTCCGCAACGCATAGTCTATACAAATTCTGCAAAAGATTCACTCCACGCTTGGATCGAAGGGACTGAAAATGGTGAGCCAAAAAAGATTGATTTCTCCTTTTCAAGACAATAA
- a CDS encoding cation diffusion facilitator family transporter has product MRNEAFELPEDLKEKLKKAKKLEWITIVYLSTVVILMYLVMGSSQAMKTAWLEDALSIIPAISFLIASRIYNRKPTQKFQYGFHRVFSIAFLTGSIALFGMGVFLLVDSTITLIKAEHPTIGTIVLFGKQIWMGWIMIAVLIYSSLPAMYLGYKKLPLAKKLHNKILYTDANAQKADYMTGFAAMAGILGLGMGWWWADASAALFISFSVLKDGYTNLKDAVQDLMDRKPVHIKDEKPDELVEKTERFVKSWEWVIDAKARFREEGQVYFGDVQVIAEPRIDLSQSIEEGLKKLQEFHWKIYDVTLMPVKEIKDYSEKQS; this is encoded by the coding sequence ATGAGAAATGAAGCTTTTGAACTTCCCGAAGATTTAAAGGAAAAGCTGAAAAAAGCAAAAAAATTGGAATGGATTACTATAGTATATCTTTCAACCGTAGTTATACTTATGTATCTGGTTATGGGTTCTTCTCAGGCAATGAAAACAGCTTGGCTGGAAGATGCCCTTAGTATAATTCCTGCAATTTCCTTTTTGATAGCTTCGCGCATTTATAATAGAAAACCCACCCAAAAGTTTCAGTATGGCTTTCACCGCGTGTTCAGCATTGCGTTTTTAACGGGTAGTATTGCCCTTTTTGGAATGGGAGTTTTTCTTTTGGTTGATTCCACTATAACCCTTATAAAAGCGGAACATCCTACTATTGGCACTATTGTTTTATTTGGAAAACAAATTTGGATGGGCTGGATAATGATTGCTGTACTAATATATAGCTCGCTGCCAGCGATGTATTTGGGCTATAAGAAATTGCCCCTCGCAAAAAAACTTCACAATAAAATTCTCTATACCGATGCCAATGCGCAAAAGGCCGATTATATGACTGGTTTTGCGGCCATGGCTGGAATTTTGGGGCTTGGTATGGGTTGGTGGTGGGCAGATGCCAGTGCGGCGCTGTTTATTTCATTTTCAGTTTTAAAGGATGGGTATACAAATTTAAAGGATGCCGTTCAGGATTTAATGGATAGAAAACCAGTGCACATTAAAGACGAAAAACCCGATGAACTGGTGGAAAAAACAGAGCGCTTTGTAAAATCTTGGGAATGGGTTATAGATGCAAAAGCACGGTTTCGGGAAGAAGGACAGGTATATTTTGGAGATGTGCAGGTTATAGCAGAACCGAGAATAGACCTTTCCCAGTCTATTGAAGAAGGATTAAAAAAACTCCAAGAATTTCATTGGAAAATTTATGATGTAACCCTTATGCCTGTAAAAGAAATAAAGGACTATTCAGAAAAGCAATCCTGA
- a CDS encoding transporter substrate-binding domain-containing protein, whose amino-acid sequence MRKFTHLGMLLLFVFFCSACNFPKDPNNSYKNAKKSSLRVGIVPNTDSITTSFEKNFVENFAKKEGMQTQFIVDNETELVKKLENYQLDIVLGGFEKDSNWKKKVGMTKPYDDKHVLFIPRGENRLLFHLEKFITKNKKQ is encoded by the coding sequence ATGCGGAAATTCACACATTTGGGGATGTTACTGCTATTCGTATTTTTTTGTAGCGCTTGCAATTTCCCAAAAGACCCAAACAATTCTTATAAAAACGCAAAAAAATCTTCCTTGCGTGTTGGGATTGTTCCCAATACTGATTCCATCACAACTTCATTTGAAAAAAACTTTGTAGAGAATTTTGCTAAAAAAGAAGGAATGCAGACCCAATTTATTGTCGACAATGAAACGGAGTTAGTAAAAAAACTCGAAAATTATCAATTGGACATTGTACTTGGCGGTTTTGAAAAAGACTCAAATTGGAAAAAGAAAGTGGGAATGACCAAGCCCTATGATGATAAGCACGTTCTCTTTATTCCACGAGGCGAAAACCGCTTACTTTTTCATCTAGAAAAATTCATCACCAAAAACAAAAAACAATGA